A DNA window from Rhodospirillales bacterium contains the following coding sequences:
- a CDS encoding Mrp/NBP35 family ATP-binding protein, translating into MVTKDDVRAALTSVIDPDEGKDIVTLGRVQGLVVRGGNVGFTIEVEAERGPALEPLRKKAEETVMALDGVVSVTAVLTAEKSADAAPAQKPVEPPAQPQQAQGKIGGHGHAPDPDAPPLLADVKHVIAVASGKGGVGKSTVAVNLAVALADQGHSVGLLDADIYGPSLPMMMGINDRPQSKDGKIIEPLENYGVKTMSIGYLIKEGTAMVWRGPMVMGALQQMMRDVNWGKLDVLVVDMPPGTGDAQLTMAQNTSMSGAVIVSTPQDIALLDARKGITMFEKVDVPVLGIIENMSSFACPECGHESHIFGHGGAKACAEELGATFLGEIPLDIEIRKTSDAGQPITATSPDGVHAKRFKDIAKQVWETVEK; encoded by the coding sequence ATGGTCACAAAAGATGATGTACGCGCCGCTTTGACGAGCGTTATAGACCCCGATGAGGGCAAAGACATTGTCACACTTGGCCGGGTTCAGGGATTGGTTGTCCGTGGCGGCAATGTTGGGTTCACCATAGAAGTGGAGGCCGAACGCGGCCCTGCCCTTGAACCCCTGCGCAAAAAAGCCGAAGAAACAGTGATGGCATTGGATGGCGTGGTTTCCGTCACCGCCGTTCTGACGGCCGAAAAATCGGCAGATGCTGCCCCGGCCCAGAAACCAGTTGAGCCCCCGGCTCAACCCCAACAAGCCCAGGGCAAAATTGGCGGCCATGGCCACGCGCCTGATCCCGATGCGCCGCCATTGTTGGCCGATGTGAAACACGTGATCGCCGTGGCATCGGGCAAGGGCGGCGTCGGAAAATCCACCGTTGCCGTTAATCTGGCAGTGGCTTTGGCCGATCAGGGCCATAGCGTGGGCTTGCTGGATGCCGATATTTACGGGCCTTCCCTGCCCATGATGATGGGCATAAACGACCGCCCCCAATCAAAAGACGGGAAAATAATCGAACCGTTAGAAAATTATGGCGTCAAAACCATGTCCATTGGCTATCTCATCAAAGAAGGCACCGCCATGGTTTGGCGCGGGCCCATGGTGATGGGGGCGCTACAACAAATGATGCGTGATGTGAACTGGGGGAAACTGGATGTTTTGGTGGTCGATATGCCGCCGGGCACCGGGGATGCCCAATTGACCATGGCCCAAAACACATCCATGTCAGGGGCCGTCATTGTATCCACACCCCAAGACATTGCCCTTTTGGATGCGCGCAAGGGCATCACCATGTTTGAAAAGGTCGATGTGCCGGTTTTGGGCATCATCGAAAACATGTCCAGCTTTGCCTGCCCGGAATGTGGCCACGAAAGCCATATTTTTGGCCATGGCGGGGCAAAGGCCTGCGCCGAAGAACTGGGGGCAACCTTTTTAGGGGAAATCCCTCTGGATATAGAAATCCGCAAAACATCCGATGCGGGCCAGCCCATCACGGCCACGTCGCCCGATGGCGTCCACGCCAAACGGTTTAAAGACATTGCAAAACAGGTGTGGGAAACAGTCGAAAAATAA